The sequence CCGGGCAGCCAGGGCTTCCAATACCGGTTCCGCCACGGCCGGGTCCACCGCCGCGGTGGCCCCGCTGGCGGGCTCGTGCAGCAGGTAGACGTAATTGTCCTTCAACACGGGGATTTGCAGGATTTCCATCGGGGTGTCCAGATCAGGCTTGTCCACTCAGATAACGGGCGATGTCTTCCTTGGCGAAACCGATTTTCCGCGCCACCCGGTCGGCATGGCTGACCCGGGAAACGCCTTCCACCAGCCGGTAGGTGGGCTGCTCGTTTTGGAATTCCACCTGCCGCGCCAGACCGATACCGCGCTCTCGGAAACGGTCCACCAGCTCATGGTTGTGGGTGATGAGGATCGTGCTGTTGCCCTTGAGGCGGAAGCCTTCGAGGATATCCATGGAGATTTCGATCTTCTCCTCGTGGGTCGTGCCCTCCGAGAGTTCGTCCATGATCACCAGACTGCGCGGGCTGGCGGCGAGAAAAATGTCCTTGGTGCGGCGCAGTTCGGTGCCGAAGCGCCCTTCGCCATCGGCTAGGTGGCTGATCTCGGGGACCTGGTAGTAGATGTGGTCGGCAACGGTGAGGCGCGCCCGCTCGGCCGGCACGTAGCCGCCGATCTGGGCCAACAGCTGGGTCTGGGCGAGGGTCTTGCAGAATGCGGTCTTGCCGCCGCTGTTCGGGCCGGTGATGAAGGTCAGCCGCTCGCTCCCGAGGTCGATGTCGTTGGGCACGTAATCGGGGTTGTATTTGGCCAGCACCGGATTGCGCACCCCGGTCAGGGCCAGGACGTGGCGGTCGCCCTCGACCACCTCCGGCAGCGTCATGGGGTGTCCGAAGGCTTCCTTGAAGCGGATGAAGCTCAATAGCTCGTCCAGCTTGCCTAGGGAATCCAGCACGTTGTGCACCGCCTCGGACTTGCGGAGGCTGTCCCGGAGCGGGTAGATGCAGCCATCCCGGTCGAAGGCACCGACGATGGGGATGTAGAGAAAACCCAAGGGCAATAGGAACAGCCAGAACATCGGCGCCACCGAGGCGGCCATTTGCAGCAAGAGGGGTGCGAATTCTAGGGCCAGGAACAACAGCACCACCGTCAGGGTGAGCGCGACCGGTTTGAATAGCGAAGGGCGGAAGCGGATCGCCGGGGTGTACCATTTTTTCTCCGCCCGGGTGGCGATGCCCCGCTCGGTCCGGTACACGGGGCCTTTGGCCAGGGCGTAGGCCCGCGATTGGGCGAAATCCCTTAGATCGTCCACTAGAATGCGCAGATAGTCGCTCCCCGGGGTCGGCAAGCGGGCCGCGCGATCGGCCAGGTTCACCAGGAACCGGGTGCCCTTGAGGTAGCTGGCATAGCCGTAGCCTTCGATTTCCCGCTCATGGGCCGGGGCGCCGAGCAGGCCGATGAAACTGCCGAACAGCAGGTCGAAAAAATCCCGTTCCAGGGCCTTCGCCTCCCCGACTAATGCTTCCAAGCCCTGGCGTAGCGCGGGGTCGGCGGCCAGTTCCCGCACCGAGTCCTGCTTGGCCCGGATCAGTTCGGGGGAGGCGAGGGGTTGCGCCAGGGAGCGGTACAGGGTGGCCTGACCCAGATGGGTGGTGGCGTGATTGACGCTGTCGAACAGCTTGTCGACCTCGATGGTCTGGAAGGTGGTGGGGTCGACCACCTGTCCTTGGCCCGGTGCCCGCCGGATAGCGGGCGGCGCCTTGGCGTCCGCCTGCAGCAGGGTCGGGTAGAGGCCGTTCACGAGTTCTTTCATGGAGGAGAACCTTGCTATGGGAAGGAGCGGCCTAACCGTACACCTTGGGTGGCCGGCCTTCAAGCCGCGGCGGGTAGGTTCAATCGAGGTAGGCCCGCAAGGGGGGTGGCAGCGGGCGCCGCGCGAGGTGCTTGCGGATTTCCCATTCCCGCTCCGGAGTCGCCGGAGCCAGGAGCTGGATGTCCTTCCCGGTGCTGAGGGCTAGGGGGATGCCGTCTCGGAACAGCAGCCGGTGGCCCGCCAGCGCCGGAATCCTGGCGCCGGGGGTCACGATCCCGACCAGATTGAGGGGGTCGGCGGCGCTCACCGCCACCAGGGTGCCCTGGGGTGGGCGCTTGCGGACCGCGCGCAGCACTTCCACCGCTTCCGGCAGGGCAAACTGTTCGCCGAACTGGCCGGCCACGAACCGGCCGCCGCGCAGCTCCCCGCGCGCTTCCAGGCGGCGGTAGACGGATAACAGCTCTTGCCATGGGGGAGCCAGGGTTTCGCGCGCCAGCAGCGCCCGGAACATCACGCCGTAGCGGCGGAGCAGCGTGCCCGCCAGGTGCTCCACCGCTTCCCGGCGGGATTCCGCGCTCACCGTGGGCCAGGACGGCGGACGCACCAAGGTCCAACGGCCCGCTTCTTCCATGCCGAAGGAAAGGCCCCGGTAGCGCTGCTTCTTGTGTTCGGGGAGCAAGAGCGCGCGCAGGCCCATGAAGCTGTCCGAGGCGATCCAACCCCGCCCCACCAGCTCCGCCAGGGCCCGCTCCAGCTGGCTTTTCAGCAGCCCCGCCGCTTCCGCCAACTCTTCGAAGAACAGGGCGCCGCGGCGCGCCAGGAGCTCCGCCACCAGGCGCGCGCCGGCCGACAGTTCCGGCCCCTCGTCCGGCTCGGCGAACACCCGCCAACGGCCAAGGTGGCGCCGCCCGAACAGGGCGAGCGGGGAGGCTTTGACCGGCCCCTGGCCGCCCGTGGCGGGCGACAGCCGGGTCCAGACGGTCTTGCCGGAGAGGCACAGGGCATCCAGCCAGGCCGGATCATAGTCGGCGATGCGGGCCGGCAGGATGTCGCCCTCCCAAGCCGCCGCCGCCGCCTCGAAGCCTTCCAGTTGCGCCAGCACCGCGACGAGGGCCTCGGGGCCTTGCATCCGGGTTTCCGGATGGAGGTGCTGCCAGCGCACCAGGAAGCGCAGGAAATCGGCGCCGCTCACCGGCTCGACGGCCTGCCGCAGACGCTGGAGGGTATAGCGGTGGATGCGGGCGAGGAGGCCCCGCTCGCACCATTGCTCGGCGTCGAGTTCTGGGATGAAGCGGCCGCGCAGCACCGTGCCTTCCGCTTCCAGGGCGCGCAACGCCCGTTCCACCGCCGCCGCGGGCAGGTGCAGCGGTTCCGCCAGCTCCGCCGCCTGCACCGGTCCGGCGGCGCCGAGACGTGCGCGCAAAAGTTCGCACAGGGCCTCCTCCGGGGTCCAGGCGCGCTCGGCGAATTCCGCCGGGAGCCGGCGCACCCGCGCGGCCAGGTCGGCGCCACCCGTCACCCGGGTTTCCGGGGCCAGGGCCAAGAACTGCGGCAGCCGCTCCGCCGCTACCCACAGGCGGCGCCCGTTGCCCAGGATGAGTTCCGCCACCCGATCCTGCGCGGCCAGCTCCCGGAACCAGGTGGCCCAGGCCGGCTGGGCTTCGCCAGCGGCCAGGAAGCCCAGCGTCTGCAGGGCGTCGTGGAGCTCGTCGGGGCCGGACACCTCTGGCCAGGCTTCGTTCCGCACCCAGTCGATGGCGGCCGGGTCCAGGCGGCCCAGGTCAGCCGCCTCGGCGGGGTCGAGCCAGCGGCGGCTGGCCACCGCGCGGGTGCGGCGTTCCTCTAGCGGGGCGCCGTCGAGGAAGGCGTAGACCTTGGCATGGACGATCTCCGCCGCCAGCGGCGAGGGTTCGGTGAGGTCGCGGCAGACCACCTGGACGGTGCCGCGCTCCAGGCGCCCGATCAGCTCGGTCAGGCGCTCCAGGTCCATGGCCTCGGTGAGGCAATCGTGGATGGTTTGTTTGACCAGGGGATGGTCCGGCACCTGGCGGTCACCGACCAGGTTCTCGAAGCAGGCCAGCTGGTCGGGAAACACGCAGGCCACCAGGTCGTCGGCCTGCATCCTGAGCAGATGGGGCGGGGTCTTGCGGCCGCCCTGGAAGCGCTTGAGGGCCAGGGCGCACACCGCGTTCCAGCGCCACCGCACGGTGAACATGGGCGCCGCCAACAGCGCCTGGACCAAAAGCTCGTGCAGGGTTTGGGTGTTCAGGTAGCGGGTTACCTCCTCCAGGGCGAAGCTCTGGGCGGTGCCCAGGGAGAGGAGAACGGCATTCTCGGTGGCGGCGGCCTGCAGCTCGAAGTTGAAGGTGCGGCAGAAGCGCTTGCGCAGGGCCAGGCCCCAGCCGCGGTTGACCCGGCTGCCATAGGGGGCGTGGATGATGAATTGCATGCCGCCGGAATCGTCGAAGAAGCGCTCGAACACCAGGGTATCGAGGGTGGGCAGGACGCCCAGGGTGAGCTTGGCGGCGGCTAGGTAGTCCACCGCCTGGGTGGCGGCTTGGGGCGCGATGCCCAGCTCCTGTTCCAGGTACGCCCGCGCAGCGGCCAGGTTGAGGCCGGCGCCGGGCCCGGGCGTTTCCAGCCGCGCCTCGATCGCCTGCCGCAGCCGCGCCACCGCCCGCGACAGCTCGAAGGTCCGCCCCGGCGCCTCGCCGAACCAGAAGGGAATGCTAGGCGGCAGCTGTTCGGCATCCGCCACCCGCAGCGCCCCGGCCTCCAGGCGCAGAATCCGCCAGCTGGCATTGCCCAGCTGGAAGATGTCGCCGGGCAGGCTCTCGACCGCGAAATCCTCATCCACGGTGCCGATGCATTCGCCCGAGGGCTCCAGGATCACCCGGTACTCGGCCGTGTCCGGAATCGCCCCGCCGCAGGTCAGGGCGGTGAGGCGAGCGCCTTTCCGGGCCCGCAAGCGCCGGTGGATGCCGTCCCTATGCAGATAGGCGCCGCGCGGGCCGCGCCGGGTGGTGAACCCTTCCGCCAGCATCCGCACCACGGCGTCGAACTCGGGTCGGGCCAGGTTGCGGTAGGGATAGGCCCGGATCACCGCGCGGTACAGCGCGTCCTCGTCGAACTCTTCGCAGGCCACCATGGCGACGATCTGCTGGGCCAGCACGTCCAGGGGCTGGTCGGGCATGCACAGGCGGTCCAGTTCGCCCAACCGCACCGCCTGCAGCAGGGCGATGCACTCGATCAGCTCGTCCCGGCTGGTGGGGAACAGCCGCCCCTTCGGGATGCCCCCAGCAAAGTGGCCGGAGCGCCCGACCCGTTGCAGAAAGGTGGCGATGGAGCCGGTGGTGCCCAGCTGGCAAACCAGGTCCACGGCGCCGACGTCGATACCCAATTCCAGCGAGGCGGTGGCCACCAGCGCCCGCAGCTGCCCGCTCTTCAGCCGCTGCTCGGCGGCTAGGCGCTGGTCGCGGGACAGGCTGCCGTGGTGGGAGGTGATGTGTTGCTCGCCGAGGCGCTCGCTGAGGGCGCGGGCCACCCGCTCGGCGAGTCGGCGGGTGTTGACGAACACCAGGGTGGTCCGGTGCTCCCGGATCAGCGCTGCCATGCGGTCGTAGATGTCGTTGGCCGCCTCCCCGGACAGCACCGCTTCCAGCGGCGAGGCGGGCAACTCCAGGGCCAGGTCCCAGGGCCGCCGGTGGCCGCTGTCGACGATCCGGCAGCCGGTCCCGCCGGTCAGAAAGCGGGCCACCTCCTCAATGGGGTTCTGAGTAGCGGACAGGCCGATCCGCACCGGCTTGCGTTCCGCCAACAGGTCCAACCGCTCCAGCGACAGAGCCAGATGGGCGCCGCGCTTGCTGCCGACCAGGGCGTGGATCTCGTCTACGATCACGGTGCGCACGGTCTTCAACAGACGCCGCCCAGCCTCGCTGGTGAGCAGGAGATAGGCCGATTCCGGCGTGGTGACCAGGATATGGGGCGGGTGCCGGTGCATGGCGGCGCGCGCCGGGGCGGAGGTGTCGCCGGTGCGCACCTGGGCGCGGATCGCCAGGCCGGTGGCGCCACGCTCGAACAGCTGGGCGTGGATGCCCGCCAGGGGTGCCTCCAGGTTGCGGTGGACATCGTTGCTGAGCGCTTTCAAAGGGGAGATGTAAAGGACCCGGGTCTGATCCGGCAGCCCCGAACGCTCCCCCTCCCACACCAGCTCGTCGATGGCGGCAAGAAAGGCCGCCAAGGTCTTACCGGAGCCGGTAGGGGCGGCGATCAGAACCGGCTCGCCGGCCTTGAGGCTCCGCCAGGCGGACGCTTGGCAGGGGGTGGGGGCGGGGAAGGTGTGCCGGAACCAAGCGGCGACGGCGGGATGGAAATCGGCGAGGGGCATGGGGGCTCGGGAAAGGGATGGCGCTTTAGGAGGAGATCGCACCATCCGGTCCCCTTGTCAAGGCAGGCCCCGGGGGCGGGCCTGTTCCCCGGGGCGGTGGACGGCCTAGGGCGAGGCTTCCAGCAGACCGGTCCGGTTGGGAAGGAAGCCGCGCTGCCCGCGGCGCATGGCACCGACCGCCCGCCAGGCGCCGAGTCCTGCCAACAACGCGGTCCAGGTGGCAGGCTCGGGAACCGCCGGTGGGGGTGGATCGTAGCTATCGAAGGTCACCTCACGGATGATGACGGTCGCGCCATACCCTTCCGCTTTTCCATACTGGAAATGGGCGCGGGCCAGGGTGACCGGTCCGGGATGCAAGGTGAGAAGGTTCAGATCGCTGAAAAAAGCCCCCGGCGGGCCGACCAGGCTTAGGTCGGCCTGCTGAACCATGATAGGGGTCAGGGGATTCTCTTCCCACAACCGGAGCACCTGTCCCTCAGGCGTCTCTTCAAGCTCGATGGTTTGGGGCGCATCGAGGAATTCCTGACCGGCGGCGTAAAAGTTCATGGAGGACGAATGCGAGAGGTCATAAATCACCGTATACGATGCCAACGGTGGCTCGATGCCCCAGTCAGCACCGCGGGTGAAATAATCGTTTGGAATGTCGATTCGGAAGTTGCCAGTGACCCGTGAACCATCGAAATTGTTGGGATAGCCGGTAGGCGCGGGCTTACGGGAGTTGTACGCGATGCCCGAGAAGCTGCCGCTAAGGAGCAGGGCTTCGGAGGGGCTGGACAACGTGGTCAAAACTAGGGCGATGGCCCAGTAAAGGGAGCGATGCATAAAGGTTCTCCTGTGCCAGTGGAAATCGGGGGCGATAGCCGTCATATGGCGCTAGGCCGTACGCGGCGGGCGGTTGCCAGGCGCGAAGCGCCGGCCACCGCCCACCAGGCGCCGAGCCCCGCCAACAGCGCGGTCCAGGTGGCAGGTTCGGGAACCGCCGGTGGGGGCGGGCTGTAGCCGTCAAACGACAGCTGGGTGATCACCACGTCCGCCCCATAGCTGTACATGCGTCCGGTCGAAAAGGACGCCGACGACTGGCCGAGATCGACCGGCCCCGGGTGCAGGGTCAGGAGATTCAAGTCATTGAAGAGGCTGCCGCTCGGCCCCGCGAGGCGCAAGCTGGCGTAATAATTGGAGACAGACGGTGAGTAGTCTCCGGCGACGAAGAAGACGCTCTGGAGAGTGCCATCGTCGGTCAGTTGAATGGGACGGGTGGGATCGCAGTAATCGCAGGGTTCGGAGTCGAAATCCCAGCTCTGTCCGACCGCGTTGAATACCACATCCAGCGACCCAGGCGGAATGTTGTACAGAGCCGAGGTCCCCGTATCGTCAACGGAATAGCTACCCCCTTGGGCGAAGTAATCGTCGGGGATGTCGATATGAAACGTACCGGTGACCGCCGACCCGTCGAAGTTACCATTGGGAGGCATGCGCGAATGTTCGGCGATGCCCGAGAAACTGCCGCTGAGGACCAGGGCCTCGGACGTACCGGACAGGGTGGTCAAAACCAGGGCGATGCCCCAGTAAAGTAAGCGATGCATGGCGATTCTCCTGTGCCAGTGGAAAGCGATGGACGCGGCCGCTCAGGAGAAGGGGCAAAATCTGTACCCAAAACGTAGCGAGGCTGTCTTTCCAGTGTTTTTCCTGGACCCACTGTCTCGACGAGAGGTGACTGTGTCGCCTAAACGAGCCTAGGCCCTACGCGCGGGCACGGCCAAATGGGCGAAGCCCAGGATTTTCGGGGCAGACGGAATGGGTGCGATGGTCGCCTTGGAGCGACAGGGTTGGAAAAGGCGACGCGGGGCAGTAGCGGTGCTTCACAAGTCCTTGACAGGGTCCGTTTCCCACGGGAAACGGGGCAGGTTTTCCAGGGCCATGACCAATCCTTTGTTCCAGCATTCCGACAGCTCCCTGGCGAAGGGGTCGTCATCGGTGAGGTAGAGGCGCCGTCCTTCGATCAGGCTGTCCCGTTGATAGATCAGCAGTTCCACCGGCGGGCCCACGGTCACGTTGCTGCGAATGGTGGAGTTCATGGAGACCAGAGCCACCCGGGCGGCCCGCTCGAGGTCGATGTTGCGCTTGACGATGCGGTCCAGGATCGGCTTGCCGTATTTGGTCTCACCGATCTGCAGGAACGGGTGCTCGCTGGATTCGTGGATGTAGTTCCCCTGGGGGTAGATCATGAAGGTTTCAGGCGGGGTGGGGCCGAGTTGGCCGCCGAAGATAAAGGTGGCCTCGAAGTTGGTGTTGGCCGTGTCGCGGCTGGCCTGTTGGCGCTG is a genomic window of Candidatus Methylocalor cossyra containing:
- a CDS encoding MutS-related protein, which produces MKELVNGLYPTLLQADAKAPPAIRRAPGQGQVVDPTTFQTIEVDKLFDSVNHATTHLGQATLYRSLAQPLASPELIRAKQDSVRELAADPALRQGLEALVGEAKALERDFFDLLFGSFIGLLGAPAHEREIEGYGYASYLKGTRFLVNLADRAARLPTPGSDYLRILVDDLRDFAQSRAYALAKGPVYRTERGIATRAEKKWYTPAIRFRPSLFKPVALTLTVVLLFLALEFAPLLLQMAASVAPMFWLFLLPLGFLYIPIVGAFDRDGCIYPLRDSLRKSEAVHNVLDSLGKLDELLSFIRFKEAFGHPMTLPEVVEGDRHVLALTGVRNPVLAKYNPDYVPNDIDLGSERLTFITGPNSGGKTAFCKTLAQTQLLAQIGGYVPAERARLTVADHIYYQVPEISHLADGEGRFGTELRRTKDIFLAASPRSLVIMDELSEGTTHEEKIEISMDILEGFRLKGNSTILITHNHELVDRFRERGIGLARQVEFQNEQPTYRLVEGVSRVSHADRVARKIGFAKEDIARYLSGQA
- a CDS encoding DEAD/DEAH box helicase — its product is MPLADFHPAVAAWFRHTFPAPTPCQASAWRSLKAGEPVLIAAPTGSGKTLAAFLAAIDELVWEGERSGLPDQTRVLYISPLKALSNDVHRNLEAPLAGIHAQLFERGATGLAIRAQVRTGDTSAPARAAMHRHPPHILVTTPESAYLLLTSEAGRRLLKTVRTVIVDEIHALVGSKRGAHLALSLERLDLLAERKPVRIGLSATQNPIEEVARFLTGGTGCRIVDSGHRRPWDLALELPASPLEAVLSGEAANDIYDRMAALIREHRTTLVFVNTRRLAERVARALSERLGEQHITSHHGSLSRDQRLAAEQRLKSGQLRALVATASLELGIDVGAVDLVCQLGTTGSIATFLQRVGRSGHFAGGIPKGRLFPTSRDELIECIALLQAVRLGELDRLCMPDQPLDVLAQQIVAMVACEEFDEDALYRAVIRAYPYRNLARPEFDAVVRMLAEGFTTRRGPRGAYLHRDGIHRRLRARKGARLTALTCGGAIPDTAEYRVILEPSGECIGTVDEDFAVESLPGDIFQLGNASWRILRLEAGALRVADAEQLPPSIPFWFGEAPGRTFELSRAVARLRQAIEARLETPGPGAGLNLAAARAYLEQELGIAPQAATQAVDYLAAAKLTLGVLPTLDTLVFERFFDDSGGMQFIIHAPYGSRVNRGWGLALRKRFCRTFNFELQAAATENAVLLSLGTAQSFALEEVTRYLNTQTLHELLVQALLAAPMFTVRWRWNAVCALALKRFQGGRKTPPHLLRMQADDLVACVFPDQLACFENLVGDRQVPDHPLVKQTIHDCLTEAMDLERLTELIGRLERGTVQVVCRDLTEPSPLAAEIVHAKVYAFLDGAPLEERRTRAVASRRWLDPAEAADLGRLDPAAIDWVRNEAWPEVSGPDELHDALQTLGFLAAGEAQPAWATWFRELAAQDRVAELILGNGRRLWVAAERLPQFLALAPETRVTGGADLAARVRRLPAEFAERAWTPEEALCELLRARLGAAGPVQAAELAEPLHLPAAAVERALRALEAEGTVLRGRFIPELDAEQWCERGLLARIHRYTLQRLRQAVEPVSGADFLRFLVRWQHLHPETRMQGPEALVAVLAQLEGFEAAAAAWEGDILPARIADYDPAWLDALCLSGKTVWTRLSPATGGQGPVKASPLALFGRRHLGRWRVFAEPDEGPELSAGARLVAELLARRGALFFEELAEAAGLLKSQLERALAELVGRGWIASDSFMGLRALLLPEHKKQRYRGLSFGMEEAGRWTLVRPPSWPTVSAESRREAVEHLAGTLLRRYGVMFRALLARETLAPPWQELLSVYRRLEARGELRGGRFVAGQFGEQFALPEAVEVLRAVRKRPPQGTLVAVSAADPLNLVGIVTPGARIPALAGHRLLFRDGIPLALSTGKDIQLLAPATPEREWEIRKHLARRPLPPPLRAYLD
- a CDS encoding PEP-CTERM sorting domain-containing protein, whose translation is MHRSLYWAIALVLTTLSSPSEALLLSGSFSGIAYNSRKPAPTGYPNNFDGSRVTGNFRIDIPNDYFTRGADWGIEPPLASYTVIYDLSHSSSMNFYAAGQEFLDAPQTIELEETPEGQVLRLWEENPLTPIMVQQADLSLVGPPGAFFSDLNLLTLHPGPVTLARAHFQYGKAEGYGATVIIREVTFDSYDPPPPAVPEPATWTALLAGLGAWRAVGAMRRGQRGFLPNRTGLLEASP
- a CDS encoding PEP-CTERM sorting domain-containing protein; its protein translation is MHRLLYWGIALVLTTLSGTSEALVLSGSFSGIAEHSRMPPNGNFDGSAVTGTFHIDIPDDYFAQGGSYSVDDTGTSALYNIPPGSLDVVFNAVGQSWDFDSEPCDYCDPTRPIQLTDDGTLQSVFFVAGDYSPSVSNYYASLRLAGPSGSLFNDLNLLTLHPGPVDLGQSSASFSTGRMYSYGADVVITQLSFDGYSPPPPAVPEPATWTALLAGLGAWWAVAGASRLATARRVRPSAI